AAGATCGGTCTCGAAGCCGCATATGAAATAGATGTATGGGGAAAAATTGAGGCGAACGCCAAGTCCGGTGAGCTAGATTATCTGGCTTCACGCGAAGCCGTAAATACTGCCGCAATGACAGTTGCAGCGGAAGTTGTATCCCGCTGGCTCGAAATCCAAACGCAACGTCATAAAAAAGCGATTCTTTATAAACAGCTTGAAACTAATAAAGTTTACTTAGAGCTGATTGAACTCAGATTCAGAAACTCTTTGGCCACCGCTTTGGATGTTTATCAGCAGCGTGAGACTGTTGCCCGTGTTAAAGCTTTAATCCCTCCTGTTGAATCACAGGAAAGGCTTTTGCTTAACGAATTAGCTCTGCTGCTGGGTCGCCCTGCCGGAACAGTTGACATTGCAACTGCTGAATATCCGGAACTGACACCTATACCCGGGGTTGGGTTGCCGTTTGATTTGCTTGCCAACAGGCCTGATATACGCGCAGCAGGGCTTGCTTTGAAATCTTCTGACTGGGCCGTAGCTGCTGCAAGAGCTGATAGACTTCCGAATTTTAATATTTCAGGTAATGCAGCTCTGACCAGTGTTCAGATTGCTAATATTTATAGTGGATGGTTGGTCGGGCTTGCCGCTTCTATTGCCGGACCCATTTTTGATGGCGGATTGAGGTCTGCCGAAGTCGATAGAACAAGAGCTGTAGTTGAAGAAAAACTTCTTAACTATAAGAACACAGTTTATACCGCGTACAAAGAAGTTCAAGATGCTTTGATTGAAGAGACTTGGCAGCATAGATACATTAAAGCCCGTAAAAATCAGCTTGCTGCAGCAAAAACAAATCTGGATGAAGCTGGATCGCGTTATTTGCAGGGACTTGAAGATTATCTTCCTGTGCTGACAGCTCTTGTCAGTGTTCAGGATCTTGAGATCAATATTGTTGAAGATGAGGCCAATCTCTTATTGTACAGAGTTGAGCTCTATCGCGCTCTAGG
This sequence is a window from Desulfovibrio sp. UCD-KL4C. Protein-coding genes within it:
- a CDS encoding efflux transporter outer membrane subunit, with the translated sequence MPSYQYKVLIYSLIVVFGLSACSPFRPDSREGVTMGLPLSYTLYSAEPQNFGKWWESFGNAELNSLVEEALTDDFNVRIAWAKLRQLRASALKAGAAKYPTLDGSAGYTGTKTGSDGTEGKKGSTSTDNHKIGLEAAYEIDVWGKIEANAKSGELDYLASREAVNTAAMTVAAEVVSRWLEIQTQRHKKAILYKQLETNKVYLELIELRFRNSLATALDVYQQRETVARVKALIPPVESQERLLLNELALLLGRPAGTVDIATAEYPELTPIPGVGLPFDLLANRPDIRAAGLALKSSDWAVAAARADRLPNFNISGNAALTSVQIANIYSGWLVGLAASIAGPIFDGGLRSAEVDRTRAVVEEKLLNYKNTVYTAYKEVQDALIEETWQHRYIKARKNQLAAAKTNLDEAGSRYLQGLEDYLPVLTALVSVQDLEINIVEDEANLLLYRVELYRALGGNWTDSLTSADELPSEDDGKQNNPVSSETSGKTVADIKTVSTK